From a single Carassius carassius chromosome 8, fCarCar2.1, whole genome shotgun sequence genomic region:
- the LOC132145668 gene encoding trophoblast glycoprotein-like, translated as MLASARCALVLGLLRAALSASASLCPAGCECSEAALTVKCVSKDLRDIPSGIPSYTRNLFITGNHISQIGPESFQGLENVTNLSLSNNRISELKSHTFSSLRSLRSLDLSNNQLAVIHPEAFTVQSRMMRELNLSRALYNHSSVIFLATSLRWSSLEDLLGLDLSSNGLVYLPPGIFCHLVGLRRLQLGNNSIVSIHNGTFTGLDHLQELDLTHNALRTLREEALKELEQMRSLRLHLAENPYTCTCDIEPFAAWLNISQSRVVDVERLTCVFPVALQNTSLLTVGQLELGCHKAGESDNLALQTSYVFLGLVLGFVGLMFLFVLYLNRKGIKKRIYDMRDACREVWEGYHYRYEIDSDPRLSQVSTTADV; from the exons ATGCTCGCGTCTGCTCGGTGCGCGCTCGTGCTGGGGCTGCTGCGCGCGGCGCTCTCCGCGAGCGCGTCGCTGTGTCCCGCCGGCTGCGAGTGCTCGGAAGCCGCGCTCACGGTCAAATGCGTCTCCAAAGATCTGCGGGACATACCGAGCGGCATCCCGAGCTACACCAGAAACCTCTTCATCACCGGAAACCACATCAGCCAGATCGGACCCGAGTCTTTCCAGGGACTGGAGAACGTGACCAATCTGTCTCTGTCTAACAACAG GATTTCTGAGTTGAAGTCTCACACATTTTCTAGCCTGCGGAGCCTCAGATCGCTGGACCTCAGCAACAACCAGCTGGCCGTCATCCATCCTGAGGCGTTCACCGTCCAGAGCCGCATGATGAGGGAGCTCAACCTCAGTCGGGCTCTTTACAACCACTCGTCCGTCATTTTTTTAGCCACCTCTCTTCGCTGGAGCAGTCTGGAAGACCTGCTAGGACTGGATCTGTCCAGTAACGGCCTTGTCTACTTGCCCCCAGGTATCTTTTGCCATCTTGTCGGCCTGCGGCGCCTTCAGCTTGGCAACAACTCTATAGTGTCCATCCATAACGGGACGTTCACAGGACTGGATCACCTCCAGGAACTCGACCTCACCCACAACGCCCTCAGGACCCTGCGTGAAGAGGCTCTAAAAGAGCTGGAGCAGATGCGTTCGTTGAGGCTCCACCTGGCGGAGAATCCTTACACCTGCACATGCGACATCGAGCCTTTCGCCGCCTGGCTGAACATCTCACAATCGCGAGTGGTGGACGTCGAGCGCCTGACTTGCGTGTTCCCAGTCGCCTTGCAGAACACGTCGCTACTGACGGTGGGTCAACTGGAGTTGGGTTGCCATAAAGCGGGAGAAAGTGACAATCTCGCACTGCAGACCTCTTACGTGTTCCTGGGTCTCGTGCTGGGATTTGTCGGGCTAATGTTTCTCTTTGTGCTCTACCTGAACCGCAAAGGTATTAAGAAGCGCATCTACGATATGCGCGACGCATGCCGGGAAGTCTGGGAAGGGTACCACTACCGATACGAGATCGACTCCGATCCCAGACTGTCGCAAGTCTCTACAACAGCTGATGTGTGA